The following coding sequences are from one Raphanus sativus cultivar WK10039 unplaced genomic scaffold, ASM80110v3 Scaffold2147, whole genome shotgun sequence window:
- the LOC108819448 gene encoding IRK-interacting protein codes for MAPSSSSSPSKSHVLSLHQALYFTPIPECEEEDLHEERYKNRATPSSNGGSSATPSHHKHTPTPLHHTGKPKNKKQHKEDNEDRGGSVSCNNCRPHHSHREKFSVAPLETHNNPSFITSPNLIIKSIFQSLTRRTPKLSSAESSLPPRSSSSSSSAAADASREEQWRSAVAELSHKLIQTTKKKEDAVTEASRLKSSMSELEKKLNKLEIYCHNLKSGLDECSSNKEKQSALFNNNEKHSALFNNKKQSALFQKDGFNDRIIQQFLVSVSESRTSIRALSRALASQLRTVGGKVYERLSLLLQPFDVKINSKSLILYLEAILSRAFFEDFEASGFQKNGSTRILNPIDRCESSYASFNVLTELKWDEVLSRGTKHFSEEFSQFCDRKMSDVVSMLCWNRAWPEPLLQAFFGASKSVWLVHLLANSVNPGLQIFRVEKDDRFDPVYMEGTGGDRFKDLVRAMVQPGFYVYGSVVKCKVVCKHCSSGENEVVEDSIVKECNKTDKSLISICSPLGG; via the exons CTCCACGAAGAAAGATACAAAAACAGAGCAACACCAAGCAGCAACGGTGGTTCTTCCGCCACTCCAAGCCACCACAAGCACACTCCAACGCCTCTCCACCACACCGGAaaacccaaaaacaaaaaacaacacAAGGAAGACAACGAAGACCGAGGAGGCTCCGTCTCCTGCAACAACTGTCGGCCCCACCATTCTCACCGCGAAAAATTCTCCGTCGCGCCACTCGAAACCCACAACAACCCTTCCTTCATCACTAGCCCCAACCTCATAATCAAATCGATCTTTCAATCCCTCACACGGAGAACCCCCAAGCTCTCTTCCGCAGAATCATCTCTTCCACCGcgctcttcctcctcctcctcctccgccgccgccgacGCTTCCAGAGAAGAGCAGTGGCGGTCAGCCGTGGCGGAGCTCTCTCATAAACTAATACAAACcacgaagaagaaagaagacgCCGTTACGGAAGCCTCAAGGTTGAAGTCCTCCATGTCGGAGCTCGAGAAGAAACTCAACAAGCTCGAGATTTACTGCCACAACCTCAAGTCAGGCCTCGACGAGTGTAGTAGCAACAAGGAAAAACAGAGTGCTCTGTTTAACAACAATGAAAAACACAGTGCTCTGTTTAACAACAAGAAACAGAGTGctctgtttcaaaaagatgGATTCAACGACAGGATCATCCAGCAGTTCCTCGTCTCAGTGTCGGAATCTCGAACTTCGATCAGAGCGTTAAGCAGAGCACTCGCGTCGCAGCTAAGAACCGTCGGTGGGAAAGTCTACGAGCGGCTGTCTCTCCTCCTCCAACCTTTCGATGTAAAGATCAACTCAAAAAGTCTGATCCTTTACCTCGAAGCGATCCTGAGCAGAGCCTTCTTCGAGGACTTCGAAGCTTCCGGGTTTCAGAAGAACGGGTCGACCCGAATTCTGAACCCGATCGATCGCTGCGAGTCCAGCTACGCTTCGTTCAACGTCTTGACGGAGCTCAAGTGGGACGAGGTCTTGAGCAGAGGGACGAAGCATTTCTCCGAGGAGTTCAGCCAGTTCTGTGACCGGAAAATGAGCGACGTCGTTTCGATGCTTTGCTGGAACAGAGCCTGGCCTGAACCCCTTTTACAG gcTTTTTTTGGTGCGTCGAAGAGTGTTTGGTTGGTTCATCTATTAGCTAATTCGGTGAACCCGGGTTTGCAGATCTTTCGCGTGGAGAAAGACGACCGGTTTGATCCGGTTTACATGGAAGGAACTGGTGGGGATCGGTTTAAGGATCTGGTTCGAGCAATGGTTCAACCTGGATTTTATGTGTATGGTAGTGTGGTTAAGTGCAAGGTGGTTTGCAAGCATTGCAGCAGTGGCGAGAATGAAGTAGTAGAAGACAGTATAGTCAAGGAATGTAATAAAACCGACAAGAGTTTGATTAGCATTTGTAGCCCATTAGGTGGTTAA